In Pedobacter sp. W3I1, one DNA window encodes the following:
- a CDS encoding EboA domain-containing protein translates to MKRDDTRAMQNALSAIVKSNVSAESQNWLESIIQSADQSNKISQAFVMVPRKTGKSIIQLNDEQKVLIEEVGISYISNWTIYRLCRVWLLSALNSEDQDKLHATVDRLFLAAEMNEAVALYSALPFLAHPEIWVKRCAEGIRSNIGSVLEAIMENNPYPAENLDEAAWNQLVLKAFFTEKNIKLIVGLDKRANLDLASTLIDYAKERWAAGRKVNPQLWRLVGKFINAEIFETLKVGLQHYDQIEQRAIALAVSQSNYQPAKDYISTFPELKLALLEGNLNWDSF, encoded by the coding sequence ATGAAACGTGATGATACGAGGGCTATGCAAAATGCTTTATCAGCTATTGTAAAAAGCAATGTAAGTGCAGAAAGCCAAAACTGGTTGGAAAGCATAATACAATCAGCTGATCAAAGCAATAAGATTAGTCAGGCATTCGTGATGGTACCGCGCAAAACGGGGAAATCGATTATTCAGCTTAACGACGAGCAAAAGGTTTTAATAGAAGAGGTTGGAATCAGTTATATCAGTAACTGGACCATTTACAGGCTTTGCCGCGTTTGGTTGCTCAGTGCTTTAAATTCTGAAGATCAGGATAAACTCCACGCAACTGTCGATCGTTTGTTCCTGGCCGCAGAAATGAATGAAGCGGTAGCTTTGTATTCGGCATTGCCATTTTTAGCTCACCCGGAAATTTGGGTTAAACGTTGTGCTGAAGGAATCAGGAGCAATATCGGATCGGTTTTGGAAGCAATTATGGAAAATAATCCTTATCCTGCAGAAAATCTGGATGAAGCCGCGTGGAACCAATTGGTACTGAAAGCTTTTTTTACCGAAAAAAACATCAAGCTCATTGTGGGTTTAGATAAACGTGCTAATCTGGACCTTGCATCAACGTTGATAGATTATGCAAAAGAACGCTGGGCTGCCGGGCGAAAGGTAAACCCACAACTTTGGCGTTTGGTTGGTAAATTTATCAATGCGGAAATTTTTGAGACCCTTAAAGTAGGTTTACAGCATTACGACCAAATTGAACAACGTGCTATTGCACTTGCTGTTTCTCAGTCTAACTATCAACCGGCAAAAGATTATATTAGCACTTTTCCTGAACTTAAGTTAGCCCTCTTAGAAGGAAACTTAAATTGGGATTCATTTTAA
- a CDS encoding PspC domain-containing protein, translating to MFQRIITYFEQQSFGVSTYLANKLNMSTAKVRLFFIYSSFLAVGFPILFYFLAAVVLDIRTYMKRMRLRIWE from the coding sequence ATGTTCCAGAGAATTATAACTTATTTTGAGCAGCAGAGTTTTGGCGTTTCTACTTATTTGGCCAATAAGCTGAATATGAGTACAGCTAAAGTGCGTCTGTTTTTTATTTATTCGTCGTTTTTGGCGGTGGGTTTTCCTATATTATTCTATTTTTTGGCAGCCGTTGTGCTCGATATCAGAACGTATATGAAAAGAATGCGGTTGAGGATATGGGAATAG
- a CDS encoding outer membrane lipoprotein carrier protein LolA: MKKLISALMVVVAFTTSTYAQTDAKAKAILAEVSKKYKSYNIVKTDFTFTLDNPKAKVKETQQGTLYVKANSNKYKVAMTNQELFSDGKSQWTYLKKDKEVQVSNVDNSGDAINPAKIFMVYEKGFKYVYTGEQKAGAKTYQMIDLTPVDAKKSIFKVRLSIDKAAKQIANVVLFDKNGNKYTYNVRTFSPNVNVPETTFAFDAKKYPGVEVVDLR; this comes from the coding sequence ATGAAGAAATTAATTTCAGCATTAATGGTTGTAGTTGCTTTTACAACTTCAACTTATGCTCAAACTGATGCGAAAGCTAAAGCCATTTTAGCAGAGGTAAGTAAAAAATACAAATCGTATAATATTGTAAAAACAGATTTTACCTTCACTTTGGATAATCCAAAAGCTAAAGTAAAAGAAACCCAGCAAGGTACTTTGTATGTTAAAGCCAATTCCAATAAGTATAAAGTAGCCATGACTAACCAGGAGTTATTTAGCGATGGTAAAAGCCAATGGACTTATTTGAAAAAAGACAAAGAGGTGCAAGTGAGCAATGTAGATAATAGTGGCGATGCCATTAATCCTGCTAAGATTTTTATGGTTTATGAAAAAGGATTTAAGTATGTGTACACTGGTGAACAAAAAGCAGGTGCCAAAACTTATCAAATGATTGATTTAACGCCTGTTGATGCTAAAAAATCGATTTTTAAAGTTCGTTTGAGTATCGATAAAGCGGCTAAACAAATTGCCAATGTGGTATTGTTCGATAAAAATGGCAACAAATACACCTACAACGTAAGAACTTTTTCTCCAAACGTAAATGTACCAGAAACTACTTTTGCTTTCGATGCCAAAAAATATCCTGGTGTTGAAGTGGTAGATTTAAGATAA
- a CDS encoding transmembrane 220 family protein produces MLLIILNIIFCISFLGFAYVNLNDNDAFLWVSIYLSAAICCGLAAAGKFYPFAYLFLTAFYLIYAVILFFAKDGVRDWIRKYKRPSLVESMQATKPYIEQTREFFGLLIIAGALLINYFVSAGITS; encoded by the coding sequence ATGCTTTTAATTATTCTCAACATTATTTTTTGCATCTCGTTTTTAGGCTTTGCTTATGTAAATTTAAATGATAACGATGCTTTTCTTTGGGTGTCTATCTATTTAAGTGCTGCAATATGCTGCGGATTGGCCGCGGCGGGTAAATTTTATCCTTTCGCATATTTGTTTTTAACTGCTTTCTATTTAATTTATGCTGTTATCCTGTTTTTTGCCAAAGATGGTGTACGAGATTGGATTAGGAAATATAAGCGGCCAAGCCTGGTTGAAAGCATGCAGGCAACTAAACCTTATATCGAACAAACGAGAGAGTTTTTTGGTCTATTGATTATTGCCGGTGCATTGTTAATCAATTATTTTGTTTCAGCGGGTATCACCAGCTAA
- a CDS encoding DMT family transporter: MEKRNLFLILLILGTAFWGISFSVTKLAIGQHQPVLFLFYRFLLATMVLSVIFWKHVKKLDLTTIKKGASLAIPLVLGIYLQTLGITHTSASQCSFVAGITVVMIPVIKLFIYRKPAVLKIWIAAFTALIGLFVISVTDTFSIGTGDIYTIIGAFCFAIYLIQIEKESMAGDIIPTIVPMFATCAMLTLLLTLIQGNLTLIPQQETFWIGIIFCALFSTAYMYTISNIAQKYISAERVSIIYLFEPIFGAFAAHFILGEEITSRLLIGGGMIFLATLISELKWRMPNQAAIRVLRAKKY, encoded by the coding sequence ATGGAAAAAAGAAACCTCTTTTTAATTTTATTGATACTGGGTACCGCTTTCTGGGGAATTTCATTTTCTGTTACCAAGCTTGCTATTGGCCAGCACCAACCAGTTCTGTTTTTGTTCTACCGTTTTTTACTCGCCACAATGGTGTTATCGGTTATTTTCTGGAAACATGTAAAAAAGCTTGATTTAACCACTATTAAAAAAGGCGCCAGTTTGGCTATTCCGCTGGTACTGGGCATTTATTTGCAAACACTGGGCATTACCCATACCTCAGCATCGCAATGTTCATTTGTAGCAGGCATAACGGTTGTCATGATTCCGGTGATAAAACTTTTTATTTATCGAAAACCTGCGGTGCTAAAAATATGGATTGCGGCATTCACGGCGCTAATTGGGCTGTTTGTAATATCGGTTACGGATACATTCAGTATCGGAACCGGCGATATATACACCATTATCGGCGCTTTCTGCTTTGCCATATATCTCATCCAGATTGAAAAGGAATCGATGGCAGGCGATATTATCCCGACCATTGTACCCATGTTTGCCACTTGCGCTATGTTAACTTTGCTATTAACCTTAATTCAGGGTAATCTCACCTTGATTCCGCAGCAAGAAACATTTTGGATTGGCATTATTTTTTGCGCACTATTTTCGACGGCATATATGTACACCATATCGAATATTGCTCAAAAATACATTAGCGCCGAAAGGGTATCCATCATCTATCTTTTCGAACCCATTTTCGGAGCTTTTGCAGCGCATTTTATTTTGGGAGAAGAAATTACATCGAGGCTATTGATTGGAGGCGGAATGATATTTTTGGCAACACTGATCTCCGAACTGAAGTGGAGAATGCCAAACCAAGCTGCAATCAGGGTATTGAGGGCGAAAAAGTATTAG
- a CDS encoding GNAT family N-acetyltransferase has product MEQIIIERATPADIKKLQEIGRTTFSEAFAAVNTEDNMKEYLEKGFSEEKLNGELNNPDSQFYFAVLDGKAIGYLKINIGQAQTEKLNLDALEIERIYLLKAYYGQKVGQLLYQKAIDIAQEIQASYVWLGVWEENYRALRFYEKNGFIAFDKHKFWLGDDEQTDLMMKKVLVNDNELKVS; this is encoded by the coding sequence ATGGAGCAGATCATCATCGAAAGGGCAACACCGGCTGATATTAAAAAATTACAGGAGATTGGAAGAACAACATTTTCCGAAGCTTTTGCCGCGGTAAACACAGAGGATAACATGAAAGAGTACCTCGAAAAAGGCTTTTCGGAAGAAAAACTGAATGGGGAATTGAATAATCCAGATTCTCAGTTTTATTTTGCGGTGCTTGATGGAAAAGCGATTGGTTATTTAAAAATCAACATTGGGCAAGCGCAAACCGAAAAGCTAAATCTTGATGCACTTGAAATTGAGCGAATTTACCTCCTAAAAGCATATTACGGTCAAAAAGTTGGTCAGCTGCTTTATCAAAAAGCCATTGATATTGCCCAGGAAATACAGGCCAGTTATGTATGGCTTGGTGTGTGGGAAGAAAATTACAGAGCATTAAGATTCTACGAAAAAAATGGTTTTATAGCTTTCGACAAACATAAGTTCTGGCTTGGCGATGATGAGCAAACAGATTTGATGATGAAAAAAGTATTGGTTAACGATAATGAATTAAAAGTATCGTAA
- a CDS encoding MBL fold metallo-hydrolase has translation MKVTFLGTGTSQGVPVIACSCEVCLSADQRDNRLRTSILIETIDKTIVVDSGPDFRYQLLREKVKDLDAVLFTHEHKDHIAGLDDIRPFNYLLHKVIDVYATDRVQTALKREFYYIFAETKYHGLPQINLHTVTNGEDFKIGESTIIPFEVMHHLLPITGYRIGDFTYITDAKTISEPSFEKIKGTKILVLNALQKEPHISHFTLGEAIAFAERVGAETTYLTHISHNLGKHADVEKDLPAHIRLAYDGLKIEL, from the coding sequence ATGAAAGTTACTTTTTTAGGCACTGGTACATCACAAGGCGTTCCTGTAATTGCGTGTAGTTGCGAAGTTTGTTTATCTGCTGATCAAAGAGATAACCGGTTAAGGACATCGATTTTAATAGAAACTATTGATAAAACGATTGTGGTAGATAGTGGTCCTGATTTCCGTTACCAGCTTTTGCGCGAAAAGGTAAAAGATCTGGATGCTGTTCTCTTTACCCACGAACATAAAGATCACATTGCCGGTTTAGATGATATCAGGCCATTTAATTACCTGCTGCATAAGGTAATTGATGTTTATGCGACCGATAGGGTGCAAACGGCGTTGAAAAGGGAATTTTATTACATTTTTGCTGAAACCAAATACCACGGTTTGCCGCAGATTAATCTCCACACGGTAACCAATGGCGAAGATTTTAAAATTGGCGAAAGTACAATTATTCCGTTTGAAGTGATGCATCATTTGTTACCCATTACCGGCTACCGGATTGGCGATTTTACTTACATTACCGATGCTAAAACCATATCGGAACCAAGTTTTGAAAAAATAAAGGGAACAAAAATATTGGTGCTCAACGCTTTGCAGAAAGAACCGCATATTTCTCATTTTACTTTAGGCGAGGCCATTGCCTTTGCAGAGAGGGTAGGTGCAGAAACCACTTATCTTACGCACATCAGTCATAATTTGGGTAAACATGCCGACGTAGAAAAGGACTTGCCTGCACATATTCGGTTGGCTTATGACGGTTTAAAAATAGAATTGTAA
- a CDS encoding DNA translocase FtsK has protein sequence MSVRGNQFKTNTFRDKGAESAPGRSSSGRQPKEKRDFLPSFDLADGRAVKIAGLFFVILSLYFLIAFTSYLFTWQDDQSYVIDANGGWSNLFKTTEELKEAGVSIPVVQNWLGKFGALLSHQFIYEWFGIASFLFVLAFFIIGYRLLFKVKILSISKTLGYSFFFLLFISLTLGFAHSFWSESPHYLEGEFGYWSSKLLGAQIGAAGVAGLIAFAGLTILIIAYNIDFKFPERKEKEVYLDNETPDYVNDIREQAVKNNPFEEPSTPIEFPVRDKPVGNERKQQNVVLQPSRYEEKEAEETVAPVVLSPLATNLPLATAAASSLPLVVEPPIEAEKEPAFTIEKNEDDKKSDDLVEQFGNYDEKLDLSGYKYPTIDLLENYGTNKISVNAEELEANKNKIVETLNHYNIEIDKIKATIGPTVTLYEIIPAPGVRISKIKNLEDDIALSLAALGIRIIAPMPGKGTIGIEVPNQHPEMVPMRSILNTEKWVQNTMDLPIALGKTISNEVFIADLAKMPHLLVAGATGQGKSVGINAILVSLLFKKHPAQLKFVLVDPKKVELTLFNRIERHFLAKLPGEADAIITDTKKVVNTLNSLCIEMDQRYDLLKDAQVRNLKEYNDKFVKRKLNPNNGHRFLPFIVLVVDEFADLMMTAGKEVEAPIARLAQLARAIGIHLVLATQRPSVNIITGTIKANFPARLAFRVLSKIDSRTILDSGGADQLIGRGDMLLSTGSDLIRLQCAFVDTPEVDRISEYIGNQRGYADAYQLPEYIDEAGEGSKADFDPNERDKFFEDAARLIVMHQQGSTSLIQRKLKLGYNRAGRIIDQLEAAGIVGPFEGSKAREVLYPDEYSLEQFLNNMNDKD, from the coding sequence ATGTCGGTAAGGGGTAACCAGTTTAAAACCAATACATTCAGAGATAAAGGTGCAGAAAGTGCACCCGGCAGATCATCATCAGGTAGACAGCCGAAAGAAAAAAGAGATTTTTTGCCAAGCTTCGATTTGGCAGACGGCCGTGCAGTTAAAATTGCAGGTCTGTTTTTTGTGATATTGTCATTATACTTTTTAATTGCTTTTACCTCGTATTTATTTACCTGGCAAGATGATCAGAGTTACGTAATCGACGCAAATGGCGGTTGGAGCAATCTTTTTAAAACAACAGAAGAACTAAAAGAAGCTGGTGTTTCCATACCTGTAGTTCAAAACTGGTTAGGCAAGTTTGGTGCCCTGTTATCGCACCAGTTTATTTACGAATGGTTCGGTATTGCCTCTTTCCTGTTCGTTTTGGCCTTTTTTATTATTGGTTACCGTTTATTGTTTAAAGTTAAAATCCTTTCTATCTCTAAAACATTAGGTTATAGCTTTTTCTTTTTACTGTTTATTTCATTAACCTTAGGTTTCGCACATAGTTTTTGGTCAGAATCGCCACATTATTTAGAAGGCGAGTTTGGGTATTGGAGCAGTAAATTATTAGGTGCCCAAATTGGCGCAGCTGGTGTTGCCGGATTAATCGCTTTTGCCGGATTAACTATTTTAATCATTGCGTATAATATCGATTTTAAATTTCCTGAGCGTAAAGAGAAAGAAGTTTACCTTGATAACGAAACGCCAGATTACGTAAACGACATTAGGGAGCAAGCTGTAAAAAACAATCCTTTCGAAGAACCATCAACACCCATTGAATTTCCGGTACGCGATAAGCCAGTAGGTAACGAACGTAAGCAACAAAATGTGGTATTACAGCCAAGCCGTTATGAAGAAAAAGAAGCGGAAGAAACTGTGGCACCTGTTGTATTATCTCCATTGGCTACCAATTTGCCATTGGCTACTGCTGCGGCTTCATCACTGCCTTTAGTGGTAGAGCCACCAATTGAAGCTGAAAAGGAACCTGCTTTTACGATCGAAAAAAATGAAGATGATAAAAAGTCGGACGATCTGGTTGAGCAGTTTGGTAATTATGATGAAAAATTAGATTTATCTGGTTACAAGTATCCAACAATTGATTTGCTCGAAAATTACGGTACCAATAAAATTTCGGTAAATGCCGAAGAATTGGAAGCCAATAAAAATAAAATTGTAGAAACGCTTAATCATTACAATATTGAAATTGATAAGATTAAGGCAACCATTGGCCCAACGGTTACCCTTTACGAAATTATTCCGGCCCCTGGGGTAAGGATTTCGAAGATCAAGAACCTGGAAGATGATATTGCACTTTCATTAGCAGCCTTAGGTATCCGTATTATCGCACCAATGCCAGGTAAAGGTACCATTGGTATCGAGGTACCCAACCAACACCCGGAAATGGTGCCGATGCGCAGTATTCTAAATACCGAGAAATGGGTTCAAAACACGATGGATTTGCCTATTGCTTTAGGTAAAACCATTAGTAATGAGGTTTTTATAGCAGATTTAGCTAAAATGCCTCACTTATTGGTGGCTGGGGCAACAGGTCAGGGTAAATCGGTGGGTATTAACGCCATCCTGGTTTCGCTGTTATTTAAAAAACACCCTGCACAACTTAAATTTGTACTGGTCGATCCGAAAAAAGTAGAGTTAACCCTATTCAACAGAATTGAAAGGCACTTTTTAGCTAAACTACCGGGAGAGGCCGATGCCATTATTACCGATACTAAAAAAGTAGTAAATACTTTAAACTCACTTTGTATCGAAATGGATCAACGTTACGATTTACTGAAAGATGCGCAGGTTAGGAATTTAAAAGAATATAACGATAAGTTTGTAAAACGCAAGCTTAATCCAAATAACGGTCACCGTTTTTTACCTTTCATTGTTTTAGTGGTTGATGAGTTTGCTGATTTAATGATGACGGCAGGTAAAGAGGTTGAAGCACCAATTGCACGTTTGGCACAATTGGCCAGGGCGATCGGGATCCATTTGGTTCTGGCTACACAGCGTCCATCGGTAAATATTATTACAGGTACTATTAAAGCTAACTTCCCGGCCAGGTTAGCCTTTAGGGTGTTATCGAAAATCGATTCGCGGACCATTTTGGATAGTGGTGGCGCCGATCAGTTAATTGGCCGTGGTGATATGCTTTTATCTACAGGAAGCGACTTAATCAGGCTACAGTGTGCTTTCGTTGATACACCTGAGGTAGACCGCATTTCTGAATATATTGGTAACCAACGTGGTTATGCCGATGCTTACCAACTGCCAGAATATATAGATGAAGCAGGAGAGGGAAGTAAGGCCGATTTTGATCCTAACGAGCGTGATAAGTTTTTTGAAGATGCAGCCAGACTCATTGTAATGCATCAGCAGGGTTCTACCTCATTAATACAGCGTAAACTTAAATTAGGCTACAACAGGGCAGGCCGGATTATCGACCAATTAGAGGCCGCCGGTATTGTTGGCCCTTTTGAAGGAAGCAAGGCCCGCGAGGTTTTATATCCCGATGAATATTCTTTGGAACAGTTCTTGAATAATATGAATGACAAAGACTAG
- a CDS encoding IS4 family transposase gives MNPIVWTHLFIYFALDMHREFTDLGDHRLLLRGNKILNDLFSRSVHSIRQLTDDDASAKGFYRFLLNERISEDELLSNLIGNCKAACSGRYVICFQDTTEINLSSHGNRINKTSGLGTTNANKVKGLGFFIHPSLVVDAENCIPYGYSDIKIWNRPLEFSSKFERQYQSLPIEEKESYKWIEASNNTKSALSDVVKGMLIVQDREGDIYEQFALIPDGHTDLLVRARSNRTLGDKTKLFDCLSAYESAGYYELPVAAKGKRKKRTAKIEVRYRDIEIKSTKGTSKGLPTTVPLFMVEAKEVGYAGEDSICWRLLTTLPVESIEMAKACIEWYSWRWTIEEVFKILKKEGYNIEASELEYASSVKKLSILIMEVVIKLFLMRLSYAEPEIELSADSCFTAQEQEFLDHRIIRLEGKTQKQKNPYQAKDLKRYVWAIARLGGWKGYESNRHPGITTLWIGIKYFKASMQGWDIHRDVSTR, from the coding sequence ATGAATCCTATCGTGTGGACACATCTTTTTATTTACTTTGCGCTTGATATGCATCGAGAATTTACAGATTTAGGGGATCATCGTTTACTTTTAAGAGGGAATAAGATTTTAAATGACCTTTTTAGCCGGAGTGTTCATTCGATACGGCAACTTACAGATGATGATGCATCCGCAAAAGGCTTCTACCGTTTTCTCCTGAATGAACGGATAAGCGAGGATGAACTCTTGTCCAACCTTATTGGGAACTGTAAAGCAGCATGTTCAGGCAGATATGTTATCTGCTTTCAGGACACTACCGAGATTAACCTTAGTAGTCACGGGAATAGGATAAATAAAACCAGTGGCCTAGGCACCACCAATGCAAACAAAGTTAAGGGGCTTGGCTTTTTTATACATCCAAGCCTGGTTGTTGATGCAGAGAACTGCATTCCCTATGGTTACTCTGACATTAAGATATGGAACCGACCGCTGGAGTTTAGCTCAAAATTTGAGCGTCAGTACCAATCGCTGCCTATAGAAGAGAAAGAATCCTATAAATGGATCGAGGCTTCGAACAATACCAAATCTGCATTAAGCGATGTTGTAAAGGGTATGCTGATCGTTCAGGACAGAGAGGGCGATATATATGAACAGTTTGCGCTCATTCCAGATGGGCACACCGATCTATTGGTCCGGGCAAGATCCAACAGAACGCTGGGCGATAAGACCAAGCTTTTCGATTGCCTTTCCGCCTATGAGTCAGCAGGATACTACGAACTTCCTGTAGCCGCCAAGGGGAAACGGAAAAAGCGGACTGCTAAAATAGAGGTCAGGTATAGAGATATCGAAATAAAAAGCACAAAGGGTACCAGCAAGGGGTTGCCCACTACAGTACCCCTGTTTATGGTAGAGGCAAAAGAGGTTGGCTACGCAGGAGAGGACAGTATCTGCTGGAGGTTGCTGACTACCCTTCCTGTAGAAAGTATCGAAATGGCAAAGGCCTGTATAGAATGGTACAGCTGGCGATGGACTATAGAGGAAGTATTCAAGATACTTAAGAAAGAGGGATACAACATAGAAGCATCGGAACTTGAATACGCCTCTTCGGTTAAAAAACTTTCTATACTGATCATGGAAGTGGTGATCAAACTGTTTCTTATGAGACTCTCCTATGCAGAGCCTGAGATAGAGCTGTCAGCAGATTCCTGTTTTACGGCCCAGGAGCAGGAGTTTCTTGATCATCGGATAATCCGTCTTGAAGGGAAAACCCAAAAGCAGAAAAACCCATATCAGGCAAAAGACCTAAAGAGGTATGTATGGGCAATAGCCAGACTTGGGGGATGGAAAGGCTACGAAAGTAACAGGCACCCAGGAATTACTACCCTTTGGATAGGCATCAAGTATTTTAAAGCATCAATGCAGGGTTGGGATATCCACAGAGATGTGTCCACACGATAG
- a CDS encoding LysR family transcriptional regulator codes for MDLQRIKYFLALSEQLHYWKTAEKVNITQSALSRQIQSLEKELGLQLFERNKRNVKLTPAGKFLKEKWEVELSELEYIHQFAKQIHLGERGTITIAHPDSISASIMPDILAKITQAFPQLQIKLVQVLYENQLDFLKNYKIDLAITRDITSEQGIKSKKIYSDHLALVVPLAHSFKKIEDLSTESLKVQKFILPTKDEGSSYSEIIQALFKFYDFVPDVFLHSEFGSTIIALVRKGLGIAILPDSYMHHQSPGLRFIPLPFKTDILINWRADDHNPVLANILKLVFGD; via the coding sequence ATGGATCTTCAACGAATTAAGTATTTTTTGGCCCTGTCAGAACAGCTTCATTATTGGAAAACGGCAGAGAAGGTAAATATCACACAATCAGCCCTTAGCCGCCAGATTCAGTCGCTTGAAAAAGAATTGGGTTTGCAACTTTTCGAGCGTAATAAACGAAATGTGAAACTCACCCCGGCGGGTAAATTCTTAAAAGAAAAGTGGGAAGTAGAGTTAAGTGAACTCGAATATATTCACCAATTTGCAAAACAGATCCATTTAGGTGAGCGTGGAACCATTACCATTGCGCATCCTGATTCTATATCGGCTTCTATCATGCCCGATATTTTGGCTAAGATTACGCAGGCATTTCCACAGCTTCAAATTAAGTTGGTACAGGTATTATATGAAAATCAGCTGGATTTTTTGAAGAACTATAAGATTGACCTGGCCATTACGAGGGATATTACCAGTGAGCAAGGTATTAAATCAAAAAAAATATACTCCGATCACCTGGCTTTAGTGGTGCCGTTAGCACATTCTTTTAAAAAAATTGAGGATTTATCCACAGAAAGCCTTAAAGTGCAAAAGTTTATTCTGCCTACTAAGGATGAGGGCAGTAGCTATAGCGAAATTATTCAGGCACTTTTCAAATTTTATGATTTTGTTCCTGATGTATTTCTGCATTCCGAATTCGGATCTACAATTATCGCACTGGTGCGGAAAGGATTGGGAATAGCTATTTTGCCAGATTCTTATATGCATCACCAAAGTCCTGGCCTGCGGTTTATCCCCTTGCCTTTTAAAACCGATATATTAATCAATTGGCGGGCCGATGACCACAATCCGGTGCTTGCGAATATTTTAAAACTTGTTTTTGGAGATTAA
- a CDS encoding ankyrin repeat domain-containing protein, translating to MLILLIIFRHYYWLVTTKKQEIADLIAEFVDNLTLFEACAVGKFDAATLLIFQNPQSINEFSEDGFTPLGLACYFGHEELARFLVLKGADVNLASKNGFNVFPIHSAVAANNFNITKMLLDAGAYPNVCQKAGLAPLHTAAQLGNIELIILLLEHGADVSLRMEGGKLPADLAAEKGFNEIAEILRDDD from the coding sequence ATGTTGATACTTCTCATCATATTTCGCCACTATTATTGGCTTGTTACTACAAAAAAGCAAGAAATAGCCGACTTAATTGCTGAGTTTGTAGATAATTTAACCTTATTTGAAGCCTGTGCAGTTGGTAAATTTGACGCTGCTACCTTATTGATTTTTCAAAACCCGCAGAGTATAAACGAATTTTCTGAAGATGGTTTTACACCGCTTGGTTTAGCCTGCTATTTCGGACATGAAGAATTAGCCCGTTTTCTGGTTTTAAAAGGCGCTGATGTTAACCTGGCATCAAAAAATGGCTTTAATGTATTCCCCATTCACTCGGCAGTTGCCGCTAATAATTTCAATATCACTAAAATGCTGTTAGATGCGGGCGCATACCCGAATGTTTGTCAGAAAGCAGGCTTAGCTCCTTTACATACTGCCGCACAATTGGGAAATATTGAATTGATTATTTTATTGTTAGAACACGGCGCAGATGTTTCTTTACGCATGGAAGGCGGAAAACTACCTGCAGATTTAGCCGCAGAAAAAGGCTTTAATGAAATTGCAGAAATTTTAAGAGACGATGACTAG